In the genome of Methylophaga nitratireducenticrescens, one region contains:
- the fabZ gene encoding 3-hydroxyacyl-ACP dehydratase FabZ, which produces MNTIDIHEIQRLLPHRYPFLLIDRVIEFIPGEHLVGIKNVSFNEPHFTGHFPQRVIMPGVLILEALAQATGLLAFKTADQIRSDDALYYLAGIDNARFKKPVEPGDQLRLEVKLIKNKRNLWKFYAQATVDGEVVVSADIMCVNQEMPS; this is translated from the coding sequence TTGAACACCATTGACATACACGAAATTCAACGCTTACTGCCACATCGATACCCTTTTCTGTTGATTGACAGGGTGATTGAATTTATACCGGGTGAACATCTGGTTGGTATCAAAAATGTCAGCTTCAATGAACCGCACTTTACCGGGCATTTTCCACAACGTGTGATTATGCCTGGCGTGTTAATTCTGGAAGCATTGGCTCAGGCTACAGGATTACTGGCATTTAAAACAGCAGATCAAATTCGTTCTGATGATGCGTTGTATTATCTTGCTGGTATTGATAATGCGCGTTTTAAAAAACCTGTCGAACCGGGCGATCAGTTGCGTTTAGAAGTAAAGCTGATTAAAAATAAACGTAATTTGTGGAAATTTTATGCTCAGGCAACTGTTGACGGCGAGGTCGTTGTCAGTGCTGATATTATGTGTGTTAACCAAGAAATGCCTTCGTGA
- the lpxA gene encoding acyl-ACP--UDP-N-acetylglucosamine O-acyltransferase, which translates to MIHQTALIDPSAKIADDVVIGAYSIIGANVEIASGTEIASHVVIKGPTRIGRNNRIFQFSSIGEEPQDKKYHGEQTLLEIGDNNLIRESVTINRGTEQGGGITKVGSDNWIMAYVHIAHDCIIGDNNIFANNASLAGHVIVDQQVILGGFTLVSQFNHLGSHCFSAMGSVISRNVPPYVLVSGHMAEPVGINVEGLRRRAFTDTQIRNIRQAYKLVYRSGLRMEEARERLHSIQQEAEELTIFIEFLDKQQGGIIR; encoded by the coding sequence GTGATTCATCAAACAGCCTTAATCGATCCCAGTGCCAAAATTGCTGATGATGTTGTCATCGGCGCATACAGTATTATTGGAGCAAATGTTGAAATTGCTTCAGGTACAGAAATAGCCTCCCATGTGGTTATTAAAGGTCCGACCAGAATTGGCCGTAATAATCGTATATTTCAGTTTTCATCTATAGGTGAAGAACCTCAGGATAAGAAATATCATGGTGAGCAAACTTTGCTGGAAATCGGTGACAATAATCTGATCCGTGAATCTGTGACCATTAATCGTGGTACGGAGCAGGGTGGCGGAATTACCAAAGTTGGCAGTGACAACTGGATCATGGCCTATGTACACATTGCCCATGATTGTATTATTGGCGATAACAATATTTTTGCCAATAATGCCTCTCTGGCTGGGCATGTCATTGTTGATCAACAAGTTATCCTTGGCGGTTTTACCCTGGTCAGTCAGTTTAATCATCTTGGCTCACACTGTTTCAGTGCGATGGGCAGTGTTATCTCTCGCAATGTTCCGCCTTATGTTCTTGTCTCCGGCCATATGGCTGAACCTGTGGGAATCAATGTTGAAGGTTTGCGCCGACGTGCTTTTACCGATACCCAGATTCGAAATATTCGCCAGGCGTATAAACTGGTTTACCGATCAGGTTTACGAATGGAAGAAGCACGGGAACGTTTGCACAGTATTCAACAAGAAGCGGAAGAATTAACCATATTCATTGAGTTTCTGGATAAGCAACAAGGTGGGATCATCCGGTAG
- a CDS encoding ammonium transporter, protein MQNASDVLFILIGAIMVLAMHAGFAFLEVGTVRKKNQVNALVKIITDFGVSTIAYFFIGYGIAYGLNFFEPSPLLTENNGYALVKFFFLLTFAAAIPAIVSGGIAERAKFNPQLIATFLIAGFVYPLFEGISWNGLFGIQPWLENQFGAAFHDFAGSVVVHAVGGWIALAAVLLLGPRHGRYGKQGEIYAHPPSNIPFLALGAWILTVGWFGFNVMSAQEVEGISGLVAINSLMAMVGGTLAACFIGRNDPGFVHNGPLAGLVAICAGSDIMHPLGALVTGVLAGGIFVITFTLAQNKWKIDDVLGVWPLHGLCGVWGAIAAGIFGQLALGGMGGVSLASQFIGATIGVSIAFIGGLIVYGSLKAMMGLRLSAEEEFNGADLSIHKISSTPTND, encoded by the coding sequence GTGCAAAACGCAAGCGACGTACTTTTTATTTTAATAGGCGCCATTATGGTGCTGGCGATGCATGCTGGCTTCGCTTTTCTTGAGGTCGGAACCGTTAGAAAAAAAAATCAGGTCAATGCCTTGGTTAAAATCATCACTGATTTTGGCGTTTCAACTATTGCTTACTTTTTTATCGGCTATGGTATTGCTTATGGTTTAAATTTCTTTGAACCTTCGCCATTACTAACAGAAAACAATGGCTATGCTTTAGTAAAGTTTTTCTTTCTCTTAACATTTGCCGCTGCAATACCAGCGATTGTCTCTGGTGGTATTGCTGAACGTGCAAAATTTAATCCCCAATTGATTGCAACTTTTTTGATTGCCGGTTTTGTCTATCCACTTTTTGAAGGTATTAGCTGGAATGGTTTATTTGGTATTCAGCCATGGCTGGAAAATCAGTTCGGTGCTGCTTTTCATGACTTTGCCGGCTCAGTTGTTGTTCATGCTGTGGGTGGGTGGATAGCTCTGGCCGCTGTGCTGTTATTGGGACCAAGACATGGTCGTTATGGCAAACAAGGTGAAATATATGCTCACCCGCCTTCAAATATTCCTTTTCTGGCTTTGGGTGCATGGATCCTGACCGTTGGCTGGTTCGGTTTTAATGTGATGTCGGCCCAGGAAGTTGAGGGAATAAGTGGGCTGGTTGCTATCAACTCATTAATGGCGATGGTAGGTGGTACCCTGGCTGCATGCTTTATCGGCCGCAATGACCCTGGGTTTGTTCATAATGGTCCATTAGCCGGTTTAGTGGCTATCTGCGCGGGCTCCGACATCATGCACCCACTTGGTGCATTAGTAACAGGTGTGCTTGCGGGGGGTATTTTTGTCATTACCTTTACCCTGGCACAGAATAAATGGAAGATTGATGATGTACTAGGCGTATGGCCGCTGCACGGATTGTGTGGAGTTTGGGGAGCTATTGCAGCTGGTATTTTTGGTCAGCTGGCACTTGGCGGAATGGGTGGCGTCAGTCTGGCTTCTCAGTTCATTGGTGCAACGATTGGCGTAAGTATTGCGTTTATTGGCGGGCTTATCGTCTATGGCAGTTTGAAAGCCATGATGGGACTCAGGTTAAGCGCAGAAGAGGAATTCAATGGTGCAGACTTGAGCATTCATAAAATCAGCTCAACACCCACCAACGATTAA
- a CDS encoding YfgM family protein, giving the protein MDIYASDDEKGEAIKSWWRENGRSVITGVILGGAVIFGGRYWINFQQAKTENAAAMYQQVQMTISQADLTAAEDMTQELMQSYPSTPYAAFATLELAAEQLRNDQAEAALEYLSWTADKAKLSAQKDLARLRMARVLMDQGKYDQAFELTQQTVSDGFVSLFAEVQGDIYLAQEKQTQAYEAYVEAISTMNMDDPRKTLLEMKRDDVAVINES; this is encoded by the coding sequence ATGGATATCTACGCATCGGATGATGAAAAAGGCGAAGCGATAAAAAGTTGGTGGCGCGAGAATGGCCGATCAGTAATAACCGGTGTGATATTAGGTGGCGCAGTAATCTTTGGCGGCCGTTACTGGATCAATTTTCAACAAGCAAAGACTGAAAATGCTGCTGCAATGTATCAACAAGTTCAGATGACTATCAGTCAAGCTGATTTAACGGCTGCTGAAGATATGACTCAAGAGCTGATGCAATCATATCCTTCAACGCCGTATGCTGCTTTTGCAACTCTTGAGCTTGCTGCTGAACAGCTACGAAATGATCAAGCTGAAGCCGCACTGGAATATTTGAGTTGGACTGCCGACAAAGCAAAACTCAGTGCCCAGAAAGATCTAGCCAGATTAAGAATGGCGCGTGTTTTGATGGATCAGGGTAAATATGACCAAGCCTTTGAATTGACTCAACAAACTGTTTCTGATGGGTTTGTTTCGCTTTTTGCTGAAGTGCAGGGAGATATATATCTCGCTCAGGAAAAGCAAACACAGGCTTATGAAGCTTATGTCGAAGCTATTTCCACTATGAATATGGATGACCCACGTAAAACGCTATTGGAAATGAAACGTGACGATGTGGCAGTTATCAATGAAAGCTAA
- the bamB gene encoding outer membrane protein assembly factor BamB — MKANLITSLVAGITLLSLTGCGTVKEFFAADSYEAPPTELTEFEVEFEPKTLWSTGTGDGAESAYSNLAPWLQGDSIFTVDHEGDVRSHRLENGQRQWRTKLNLPVATGVGGGEGLIVIGSQSGEVVALNEASGEELWRQRLSSEVLAPAKVGGDYVVVRTADGRLTAISASSGNILWNYQRAVPLLSLRGVSAPMIVGQTVLAGYDNGKLVALSLSDGKVIWEKSVAVPSGRTELERLVDIDADPVIQNGIVYVVAFQGKLAAMDVDTGDLLWDREMSSTSGIAVAATDAVYVSDDKSYLWAIADGTGDSLWRQTLLLRRNITAPVIAGDYVVVGDFEGYLHWLSRFDGRFVARQRLDKESIRSQPVVRDGVLYVMTTGGKLSAIRIPSL; from the coding sequence ATGAAAGCTAATTTAATCACAAGTTTAGTTGCTGGAATCACGCTTTTATCGCTGACTGGCTGCGGAACGGTAAAAGAATTTTTTGCCGCAGATAGTTATGAAGCGCCGCCGACGGAACTTACTGAATTTGAAGTGGAATTTGAGCCTAAAACGTTATGGTCAACTGGTACGGGGGATGGTGCTGAATCGGCCTATTCAAATCTTGCTCCCTGGCTGCAAGGTGATTCTATTTTTACGGTTGACCATGAAGGTGATGTGCGTAGTCACCGTCTTGAAAACGGTCAACGTCAATGGCGTACTAAACTAAATCTTCCGGTTGCGACAGGAGTGGGAGGGGGAGAAGGACTAATCGTTATTGGTTCTCAATCCGGCGAAGTCGTTGCTTTGAATGAGGCTTCTGGCGAAGAACTCTGGCGACAACGTCTGAGCAGTGAAGTACTCGCTCCAGCTAAAGTGGGCGGTGATTATGTTGTTGTGAGAACGGCAGATGGACGTTTGACGGCTATATCTGCAAGTAGTGGCAACATTCTGTGGAATTATCAACGTGCGGTACCTTTATTGAGCTTGCGTGGTGTCAGTGCCCCAATGATAGTGGGACAAACTGTACTTGCAGGTTATGACAATGGCAAATTAGTAGCGCTTTCTTTGAGTGATGGCAAAGTCATATGGGAGAAAAGTGTCGCAGTGCCAAGCGGTCGTACGGAGCTGGAGCGGTTAGTTGATATTGACGCAGATCCGGTTATTCAAAATGGTATTGTGTATGTGGTTGCTTTCCAGGGCAAGCTTGCCGCAATGGATGTTGATACAGGCGATCTGTTGTGGGATCGCGAAATGTCTTCTACTTCCGGTATCGCCGTAGCCGCTACGGATGCAGTTTATGTTAGCGATGATAAAAGTTACTTATGGGCAATTGCTGATGGAACCGGTGATTCGTTATGGCGACAGACATTATTGTTAAGACGCAATATTACTGCTCCTGTCATTGCTGGTGATTATGTGGTGGTGGGTGATTTTGAAGGTTATCTTCATTGGTTGTCACGCTTCGATGGACGTTTCGTTGCCCGCCAAAGACTGGATAAAGAATCTATTCGCAGCCAACCCGTCGTACGTGATGGTGTGCTCTATGTCATGACTACAGGCGGCAAGCTTTCCGCCATTCGGATCCCGTCACTGTGA
- the der gene encoding ribosome biogenesis GTPase Der: protein MKPVIALVGRPNVGKSTLFNRLTKTRNALVADHAGLTRDRIYGNARHDEAEFILIDTGGLTVQGDDMSDLMRKQAELAIVEADLILFVVDGKTGVVPADELIAKQLRNVGKPVLLVINKTESEQKELAAADFYRLGLGEPEVISATQGRGISNLMNTLMRDLPAIRIVETDEEEAEEDTSGDICLAVVGRPNVGKSTLVNRLLGEDRVVAFDEPGTTRDSIYIPFEKDGTNYILIDTAGVRRRSKVSEALEKFSIVKTLQAIEAANVVLLVLDAHQGVVDQDLHLAGLIIESGRAVVIAVNKWDGLEKQEREWVATNIERRLPFLSFAKTHFISALHGSGVGLLLKSVKRAYGSALAKIPTPQLTRVLEEAVADHQPPLVNGRRIKYRYAHLGGKNPPRIIIHGNQTEATPNSYRRYLENYFRTALKLQGTPVMIEFKTSDNPFRERKKPAESPQEKRKRIITSRAKKR, encoded by the coding sequence GTGAAACCTGTTATTGCGCTTGTTGGGCGGCCGAATGTTGGCAAATCTACGTTATTTAACCGTCTGACTAAAACTCGGAATGCCTTGGTGGCGGATCATGCCGGTTTGACCCGTGATCGGATATACGGCAATGCGCGTCATGATGAAGCGGAATTCATTCTTATCGATACAGGAGGTTTGACAGTACAGGGTGACGATATGTCAGACCTGATGCGCAAACAAGCTGAACTAGCAATTGTTGAAGCCGATCTGATTTTATTTGTAGTTGATGGCAAAACCGGCGTGGTTCCCGCTGATGAATTGATAGCAAAACAGTTACGCAACGTTGGCAAGCCGGTTTTACTGGTTATCAATAAAACTGAAAGCGAACAGAAAGAGTTGGCAGCAGCAGATTTTTATCGACTTGGGCTGGGAGAGCCCGAAGTCATTTCTGCGACTCAGGGACGTGGTATCAGTAATTTAATGAATACCCTGATGCGTGATTTACCTGCTATTCGTATTGTGGAAACTGATGAAGAAGAGGCAGAGGAAGATACCTCTGGGGATATTTGTCTTGCTGTAGTTGGCCGCCCTAATGTTGGTAAATCAACGCTGGTGAATCGTCTGCTTGGTGAAGACCGCGTTGTGGCCTTTGATGAGCCGGGCACAACACGCGATAGTATTTACATTCCATTCGAGAAAGATGGTACCAACTATATTCTAATCGATACGGCAGGCGTCAGGCGCCGTTCCAAAGTTTCAGAAGCCCTGGAAAAATTCAGCATAGTCAAAACATTACAAGCGATTGAAGCAGCAAATGTTGTTTTGTTGGTACTGGATGCCCATCAAGGTGTTGTCGATCAGGATTTACATTTGGCCGGATTGATCATCGAAAGCGGACGTGCTGTAGTGATTGCGGTCAATAAATGGGATGGTCTGGAGAAACAGGAACGTGAGTGGGTTGCCACCAATATTGAGCGTCGTTTGCCGTTTTTGAGTTTTGCCAAAACGCATTTTATTTCGGCTTTGCATGGCAGTGGTGTTGGCTTATTACTTAAATCTGTAAAAAGAGCGTATGGCTCTGCCTTAGCTAAAATTCCTACGCCACAATTGACAAGAGTATTGGAAGAGGCTGTTGCCGATCATCAACCTCCGTTGGTTAATGGACGCCGGATTAAATACCGTTATGCTCATTTAGGCGGTAAAAATCCTCCCCGTATCATTATCCATGGTAATCAGACAGAAGCGACGCCAAACAGCTATCGACGTTATTTGGAAAATTACTTCCGCACTGCATTGAAATTGCAGGGAACGCCGGTGATGATTGAGTTCAAAACCAGTGATAATCCGTTTCGAGAGCGCAAGAAACCCGCTGAGAGTCCACAGGAAAAGCGCAAACGGATAATAACCAGTCGGGCTAAAAAGAGATAG
- a CDS encoding type I secretion system permease/ATPase → MENQATTEQEQNRQWKADSAYLTHDDPLLACLTVLTKLLRKPHSPDSMVAGLPLVDNRLSPELFSRAAERAGLSSKVIKRPLRKISPLVLPAVLLLNDGNACILLKLNGKEATVIYPENGDAETVVELNELQQYYTGYAIFIRAVQHFDNRSENSAIPRARHWFWGTLTRYWPIYSEVFVASILVNLFAIASPLFVMNVYDRVVPNNALATLWVLAIGLAIVFVFDLLLRTLRGYFIDVAGKKADVILSATIFEKVLGIKMAARPNSVGNFANSMQEFESFRDFFTSATLATLIDLPFTFLFIAVIWMIAGDLAYIPLAVIPITILISLIIQIPLGRAIKQLFRHAGQKSATLIETLTGLETIKSLGAESPLQRKWEQTAGSISKYSQRAKLLSSAAVNLTSFVQQMTTIAVVVYGVYKISENEISMGALIASTILAGRALAPMGQLAGILTRFHHSKAALSSLNNMMNLPVERPSGREFLHREKFQGGIEFKQVSFRYPEQAIDALSDISFKIKPGEKVAIIGRIGSGKSSIEKLILGLYEPAEGAVLLDETDLRQIDPIDLRRSVGYVPQDVMLFYGSVRDNIALGAPFADDAAVLRAAEIAGVTEFINRHPSGFDMPVGERGEGLSGGQRQSIAVARALLLDPPVLVMDEPTNSMDNSSEEQFKTKLGEIIKDKSLILVTHRASLLSLVDRVLVMDQGKLVADGPRDQILAALKSGHIRVSKG, encoded by the coding sequence ATGGAAAATCAAGCAACCACTGAACAAGAACAGAATCGGCAATGGAAAGCTGACTCGGCTTATCTGACACATGATGACCCGCTATTAGCTTGTCTTACGGTTCTTACCAAACTATTACGAAAACCACACAGCCCTGATTCTATGGTAGCTGGTCTTCCGTTAGTGGATAACCGACTATCTCCAGAGTTGTTTTCCAGAGCCGCTGAACGGGCAGGTCTTTCCTCAAAAGTTATCAAACGTCCGCTCCGTAAAATTTCTCCATTGGTACTACCAGCAGTATTGCTTCTGAATGATGGTAATGCCTGTATTTTGCTGAAGCTAAACGGCAAAGAGGCTACGGTTATTTATCCGGAAAACGGTGACGCTGAAACTGTCGTGGAATTGAACGAGCTGCAGCAGTATTACACGGGTTACGCTATTTTTATTCGAGCGGTACAGCATTTTGATAACCGCAGTGAAAATTCTGCTATCCCACGAGCAAGACATTGGTTTTGGGGAACACTGACACGTTACTGGCCAATCTACAGCGAAGTCTTCGTGGCTTCCATTCTGGTTAACTTATTTGCCATAGCTTCGCCACTGTTTGTGATGAATGTCTATGACCGGGTCGTGCCCAACAACGCGCTGGCAACATTGTGGGTGTTGGCGATTGGTCTGGCGATTGTGTTTGTGTTTGATTTGTTACTACGTACTTTACGTGGTTATTTTATTGATGTTGCCGGCAAAAAAGCTGATGTTATTTTATCCGCCACGATTTTTGAAAAAGTGCTGGGGATCAAAATGGCGGCTCGGCCCAATTCAGTGGGTAACTTTGCTAATAGCATGCAGGAGTTTGAGTCATTTCGTGACTTTTTTACCTCGGCTACTCTTGCCACACTGATTGATTTACCGTTTACCTTTTTGTTCATTGCTGTTATCTGGATGATTGCAGGTGATTTGGCCTATATTCCGTTGGCCGTGATTCCCATCACCATATTAATCAGTTTAATTATTCAGATCCCACTGGGTCGGGCAATCAAACAATTATTTCGTCATGCAGGACAAAAAAGTGCCACTTTAATAGAAACATTAACCGGTCTTGAGACAATTAAAAGTCTGGGAGCGGAGAGCCCGTTACAACGTAAATGGGAACAAACCGCCGGATCAATTTCCAAGTACAGTCAACGCGCAAAACTGTTGTCATCTGCGGCAGTGAATTTAACTAGTTTCGTTCAGCAAATGACCACAATTGCCGTGGTGGTTTACGGCGTTTATAAAATCAGTGAAAACGAAATCAGTATGGGGGCGTTGATTGCCAGCACTATACTGGCTGGCAGAGCCTTGGCACCAATGGGCCAGCTGGCCGGTATTTTGACTCGTTTCCATCATTCCAAAGCCGCATTAAGTTCATTGAACAATATGATGAATTTACCGGTTGAACGCCCCAGTGGTCGGGAATTTCTGCATCGTGAGAAATTCCAGGGTGGTATTGAATTTAAACAAGTCAGTTTTCGTTATCCTGAACAGGCTATAGACGCATTAAGTGATATATCTTTTAAAATTAAACCGGGTGAAAAAGTTGCCATAATCGGCAGAATCGGTTCCGGGAAAAGTTCGATAGAGAAATTGATTCTGGGTTTATATGAACCTGCTGAGGGTGCAGTGCTACTGGATGAGACCGATCTGCGACAGATTGATCCAATTGATTTACGCCGGTCTGTCGGCTATGTTCCTCAAGATGTCATGCTGTTCTATGGCAGCGTGCGCGACAATATTGCTTTGGGCGCTCCATTTGCAGATGATGCCGCTGTATTGCGGGCAGCAGAAATTGCGGGAGTGACCGAATTTATAAATCGTCATCCCTCTGGTTTCGATATGCCTGTTGGTGAACGTGGTGAAGGTCTCTCAGGGGGACAGCGTCAGAGTATTGCTGTGGCGCGGGCCTTATTGTTGGATCCACCGGTATTGGTAATGGATGAGCCAACCAATTCTATGGACAACAGCAGTGAAGAACAGTTTAAAACCAAGCTGGGTGAAATTATCAAGGATAAATCACTCATTCTGGTTACACATCGTGCTTCCCTGTTAAGTCTGGTTGATCGTGTCTTGGTGATGGACCAAGGAAAGTTAGTGGCTGATGGGCCACGCGATCAAATTCTGGCTGCATTAAAGAGTGGTCATATCCGGGTTTCGAAAGGGTAA
- a CDS encoding HlyD family type I secretion periplasmic adaptor subunit, producing the protein MAWFKKQNDDVNFMSEISAATMASTHWGGHILLLLIAAFIGIALWWASAAEIDEVTRGQGKVVPSSKVQVIQNLEGGILADVLISEGQMVEKGDVLLKIDDTRFSSSFRESELTYWELVARTARLSAESEGKPLELSDELMISQPELAAQERGLYQSRQLQLQSTIDVLKRQAEQRRQELVEKQARQQQLSRSFELSNQELQMSEPLLAAGVMSEVEILRLRRTVNDLKGEMESNRLAIPRIRSSIDEVQQKINETVTRFESEAARELSEVRAELSRTEESVSALKDRVTRTNVRSPIKGTIKRLMINTIGGVIQPGMDLVEIVPLEDNLVIEAQIRPADIAFLRPGQEAIIKFTAYDFSIYGGLEAKLVRISADTITNDEDESFYLIYLRTEQNFIKSSMGELGIIPGMTVTVDILTGEKTVLDYLLKPILKAKNEALRER; encoded by the coding sequence ATGGCCTGGTTTAAAAAACAGAATGACGATGTCAATTTCATGTCTGAAATCAGCGCGGCAACGATGGCTTCAACCCATTGGGGAGGCCATATCTTATTGTTGTTGATTGCAGCCTTTATCGGTATTGCCTTATGGTGGGCAAGCGCTGCAGAAATTGATGAAGTTACTCGGGGGCAGGGTAAAGTCGTGCCTTCCAGTAAAGTTCAGGTAATTCAAAATCTTGAAGGTGGAATCCTGGCAGATGTATTGATCTCTGAAGGACAAATGGTTGAAAAAGGTGATGTTCTGTTGAAAATTGATGATACTCGGTTTTCATCTTCTTTTCGTGAATCAGAGTTAACCTACTGGGAGTTGGTAGCAAGAACGGCAAGATTGAGTGCAGAAAGTGAAGGCAAGCCATTGGAACTTTCTGATGAATTGATGATCAGTCAGCCTGAATTAGCTGCTCAGGAGCGAGGTTTATATCAATCTCGTCAATTACAATTGCAAAGTACGATTGATGTGTTGAAAAGACAAGCTGAACAGCGCCGACAGGAGCTGGTTGAAAAACAGGCCAGACAACAGCAGCTCAGTCGCAGTTTTGAGCTGAGTAATCAGGAGTTACAAATGTCTGAACCTCTTTTGGCTGCTGGCGTCATGTCAGAAGTTGAGATATTGCGTCTGAGGCGAACGGTTAATGATCTGAAAGGTGAAATGGAATCAAATCGTCTGGCGATTCCACGTATTCGCTCGTCCATCGATGAAGTTCAACAGAAGATCAATGAAACGGTTACCCGCTTTGAATCTGAAGCAGCAAGAGAGCTCAGTGAGGTGCGTGCTGAACTGTCACGCACCGAAGAATCTGTCTCGGCATTAAAGGATCGGGTGACTCGGACGAATGTTCGTTCACCAATCAAAGGAACCATCAAACGATTAATGATAAACACCATTGGTGGCGTGATTCAGCCAGGTATGGATCTGGTGGAAATTGTGCCGTTAGAAGATAATCTAGTGATAGAAGCTCAGATACGACCAGCAGATATTGCCTTTTTAAGGCCTGGGCAGGAAGCGATAATAAAGTTTACAGCGTATGACTTTTCAATTTATGGTGGATTGGAGGCTAAGCTTGTGCGGATTAGTGCCGATACCATTACAAATGATGAAGATGAAAGTTTTTATCTTATCTATTTACGCACTGAACAAAATTTTATAAAAAGTAGTATGGGCGAATTAGGGATTATTCCAGGGATGACGGTGACAGTGGATATTCTGACGGGTGAAAAAACGGT